A portion of the Oreochromis niloticus isolate F11D_XX linkage group LG10, O_niloticus_UMD_NMBU, whole genome shotgun sequence genome contains these proteins:
- the LOC100699870 gene encoding gap junction Cx32.2 protein has protein sequence MGDWSYLLTLLHKVQSHSTIVGKIWMSVLFLFRIFVLGAAADNVWADEVSEFYCDTQEPGCEHACYNWKFPISFVHYWVLQITFVSTPTLVYLGYAVHIIHKEKRMMEQLQDGIDGTKLKKRKYTDDRGKVKLKGTLFCTYMTQLFLKIFLEVGFSVGQFFIFGSPFIHLKFHCKMSPCAEMAGAQCMVSRPTEKTIFIFFMLAVSGISVLLNIIEIIYLCCTRRRDNRKQFLCEQHELSSQYYPFSRAGRNTNRPHGGVPLFTLPAHAKTGLSANENHSDSIVKEKDT, from the coding sequence ATGGGGGACTGGTCTTACCTGCTGACACTGCTACACAAGGTCCAATCTCACTCAACTATAGTGGGTAAGATCTGGATGAGCGTCCTCTTCCTGTTCCGGATCTTTGTCCTAGGTGCTGCTGCAGACAATGTTTGGGCAGATGAAGTGTCAGAGTTCTACTGTGACACTCAAGAACCTGGATGTGAACATGCTTGCTACAACTGGAAGTTTCCAATATCCTTTGTACATTACTGGGTCCTGCAGATCACCTTTGTGTCAACTCCTACCCTTGTCTATCTGGGATATGCTGTACACATAATTCATAAAGAGAAAAGAATGATGGAACAGCTGCAGGATGGAATTGATGGAACTAAATTAAAGAAACGTAAATATACGGATGATCGTGGAAAGGTGAAGTTAAAAGGGACACTCTTTTGCACGTATATGACACAGCTCTTTTTAAAGATCTTCCTGGAAGTTGGATTTAGTGTGGGCCAGTTTTTTATCTTTGGTTCCCCATTCATTCACTTAAAGTTCCACTGTAAAATGTCTCCTTGTGCCGAAATGGCTGGTGCCCAGTGTATGGTCTCCCGTCCCACAGAGAAAACgatctttatcttttttatgCTTGCAGTTTCAGGCATTTCAGTACTCCTGAATATAATTGAGATCATTTACCTGTGCTGTACAAGGAGAAGAGATAACAGGAAACAGTTTTTATGTGAACAGCATGAGCTCAGTTCACAGTATTACCCATTCAGTCGAGCTGGCCGAAACACGAATCGCCCACATGGAGGAGTTCCATTGTTCACTCTGCCAGCTCATGCTAAGACGGGACTCAGCGCTAATGAGAACCACAGTGATTCCATCGTTAAAGAGAAGGATACCTGA